A genome region from Penicillium psychrofluorescens genome assembly, chromosome: 3 includes the following:
- a CDS encoding uncharacterized protein (ID:PFLUO_004817-T1.cds;~source:funannotate), protein MDERPTLGLQSPATPIYILRGHTAPIHALNIFNRNLRLVSGDADGWIVIWDLVTKRPVTVWKAHSGAVLEVKGFTFGANVTEIYTHGRDHKLCVWKVRAEDESFLDKTLPVDRAGSAESEETQRQPWLLHSLPVNALNFCAFDMTFLHTDSSPEEKSDSDNKCAALFAVPNALDSGGVDIFHLPSERRLSTIRSDPSTKTGMVMAVNLSISPSGDIYLASAYEDGHVMAFLHRGPLKSTINLEGNASSNAWKWEKIYASHPHTQPVLSIDRSPAQNYFLSSSADALIVKHPLLSSESSGYIPTPRYVEDSPLKIVNTKHSGQQGLRIRSDGKIFATAGWDSRVRVYSGKTLKELAVLKWHKDGCYAVAFGNADKITQPSAHGAPGKNTEDAGTGSEYAEMAGESSERSLATVQNQRNMKVQQTHWLAAGSKDGKISLWDIY, encoded by the exons ATGGATGAAAGACCTACACTGGGGCTTCAGTCTCCAGCCACACCAATCTACATCCTACGCGGACACACAGCCCCAATCCACGCTCTAAACATCTTCAACCGCAATCTCCGCCTGGTCTCTGGAGACGCCGATGGCTGGATCGTGATTTGGGACCTCGTCACCAAACGACCTGTGACGGTATGGAAGGCTCATTCCGGAGCTGTGCTCGAGGTCAAGGGATTCACTTTTGGTGCAAATGTCACAGAGATCTATAC GCATGGCCGAGACCACAAGCTATGTGTGTGGAAGGTCCGCGCAGAGGATGAGTCGTTCCTTGACAAGACTCTCCCGGTTGACAGAGCTGGTTCCGCAGAGTCAGAGGAGACTCAGCGCCAGCCGTGGCTGCTGCATTCTCTGCCTGTGAACGCGCTGAATTTCTGTGCTTTTGACATGACATTCTTGCATACAGACAGCAGCCCAGAGGAGAAGTCTGACAGTGATAATAAATGCGCCGCTCTCTTCGCAGTCCCTAACGCTCTTGACTCCGGTGGAGTCGATATCTTTCACCTTCCTTCCGAGCGCCGTCTCAGCACCATCCGTTCAGACCCTTCAACAAAGACAGGGATGGTGATGGCTGTGAATCTTTCTATTTCTCCATCTGGAGACATTTACCTTGCATCTGCCTACGAAGACGGACATGTCATGGCATTTCTTCATCGCGGACCACTCAAGTCCACCATTAATCTAGAAGGCAACGCAAGCAGCAACGCCTGGAAATGGGAGAAGATATACGCTAGTCATCCGCACACACAACCTGTCCTCTCTATCGACAGATCTCCCGCTCAAAACTATTTCCTGTCTTCTTCAGCTGATGCATTGATCGTTAAACATCCGCTCCTCAGTTCCGAGTCGAGTGGGTATATACCCACACCCAGATATGTGGAAGATTCGCCGCTGAAAATCGTCAACACGAAGCATTCTGGGCAGCAGGGTCTGCGCATTCGGTCTGATGGGAAGATTTTCGCGACGGCTGGGTGGGATAGTAGGGTTCGAGTTTACTCTGGGAAAACGTTAAAGGAACTCGCTGTGCTGAAGTGGCATAAGGATGGATGTTATGCGGTGGCGTTTGGGAACGCTGATAAGATCACGCAGCCTTCGGCACATGGAGCGCCTGGAAAAAATACAGAAGATGCCGGCACCGGTTCAGAATATGCAGAAATGGCTGGCGAGAGTTCGGAGCGCTCACTTGCAACGGTGCAGAACCAACGGAATATGAAAGTTCAGCAGACACACTGGCTAGCGGCTGGATCTAAGGATGGAAAGATTTCATTGTGGGATATCTACTGA
- a CDS encoding uncharacterized protein (ID:PFLUO_004819-T1.cds;~source:funannotate): MPETIRWGILATGGIAVTFTKDLLVDPKTRGVDKVVHTVTAAASSSGASRAKSFLEEVGAPSDAKGYGSYEELAKDPNVDIIYVSTPHSHHYQNAMLCLEAGKNVLVEKAFTVNAPQARKLAEKAKEKNLFLMEAVWTRYFPLSIYVRELITSGKLGNVTKVSVDNSVDFNPYEKFADGKHRLVNPDLAGGALLDLGIYSLTWVFQTLYHTQPAGDRKPPKVLSSIRKYEPTGVDETTTMLLTFPRTTGGDAHGIAMTSVALSADVDGKGSAGPAIRIQGKKGELQVLGPVSRPTQTRLILKDGVEDKTWPFPGPGAGSGWKNGFGDSLNAEGEGHGMFWEADEAAIALIEGRKESRFEDLEESIVIMEVMDEVRRQNGFTLPEKIETTRYPVDL; the protein is encoded by the exons ATGCCAGAGACCATCCGCTGGGGGATCCTAG CCACTGGCGGTATCGCGGTGACTTTTACCAAGGACCTGCTTGTCGACCCGAAGACTCGGGGCGTCGACAAAGTTGTCCATACTGTGACTGCAGCAGCGAGCTCCAGTGGTGCTTCTCGTGCGAAGTCATTCCTAGAAGAGGTCGGGGCACCCTCCGATGCAAAGGGATATGGATCATACGAGGAGCTCGCCAAAGACCCAAATGTGGATATTATCTACGTATCCACCCCCCATTCTCATCACTACCAAAATGCCATGTTGTGTCTGGAGGCCGGAAAGAATGTCCTTGTTGAGAAGGCATTCACGGTCAATGCGCCACAGGCACGAAAGCTCGCGGAAAAAGCTAAAGAGAAGAACCTTTTCCTAATGGAAGCAGTCTGGACGAGATACTTTCCCCTATCAATCTATGTTAGGGAGCTGATCACCTCTGGCAAGCTGGGAAATGTGACCAAGGTGTCGGTAGATAACAGTGTGGATTTTAACCCTTACGAAAAATTTGCTGATGGCAAACATCGCCTGGTCAATCCCGATCTTGCAGGCGGCGCGCTTCTAGATCTTGGTATCTATTCGTTGACCTGGGTTTTCCAGACTCTATATCATACTCAACCTGCTGGTGATAGGAAACCCCCAAAGGTGCTATCATCCATTAGGAAGTACGAGCCGACTGGCGTGGATGAAACGACTACGATGCTTCTCACTTTCCCACGAACCACCGGTGGAGATGCTCATGGAATTGCAATGACCTCGGTGGCCCTGTCTGCTGATGTGGATGGTAAAGGTAGCGCTGGCCCTGCCATACGAATTCAGGGGAAAAAAGGAGAACTCCAAGTGTTGGGTCCGGTCTCTCGTCCAACACAGACCAGACTTATTCTGAAAGACGGAGTGGAAGACAAGACCTGGCCATTTCCTGGACCAGGAGCGGGTAGTGGGTGGAAGAATGGGTTTGGGGACAGCTTAAATGCGGAAGGAGAGGGACATGGGATGTTCTGGGAAGCAGATGAAGCCGCAATCGCACTCATTGAAGGGCGGAAGGAAAGTAGATTTGAGGACTTGGAGGAATCCATTGTGATTATGGAGGTGATGGATGAGGTCCGCAGGCAGAATGGTTTCACACTGCCTGAGAAGATTGAAACTACCCGTTATCCAGTTGACCTGTAA
- a CDS encoding uncharacterized protein (ID:PFLUO_004816-T1.cds;~source:funannotate), which yields MADDGMLLNFAIGDNVIKPEAKFKGGTWRDRLSAKKRSQHLPREGGGDASARNAASKNPNHIQVPSSRPAKRQKTAGTFDLDLDDAERSRPQQQRQHKPRQIVSSLFSFNPERRNAEQPQPEEETEETKPTNAPLIDGLDTFTNLGLSPNLAAHLLTKLDLKAPTAIQKSSIMQLLKEESDAFIQAETGSGKTLAYLLPLVQRIMALSKATNDHNTQNGVHRDSGLFAIILAPTRELCKQISVVLENLLRCANWLVAGTVIGGEKKKSEKARLRKGLNILVATPGRLADHLDNTQVLDISNVRWLVLDEGDRLMDLGFEEELQGIVRKLDARQRPSRVPGVPTRRTTILCSATLKMNVQRLGEISLKDAVHIKADPEDEDEETTANKSEEDAFRVPAQLKQSYAIVPAKLRLVSLTAYLKRTFIRKGSVMKAIVFVSCADSVDFHFEVFTRKAATQEEKNSDNEEEDNKDKNIELSPHGTIGHATAFSNPSNSVILHRLHGSLPQQVRTATLKSFANSNETSVLICTDVAARGLDLPNVDLVIEYDPAFSSDDHLHRIGRTARLGRDGRAQIFLQPGSEENYVEILKRSYRDGGKALTHTDATEILKRGFGSNVKSDNWEAKATDWQLDVERWALENPQYLEMGRRAFQSHIRAYATHVAAERNMFNIKELHLGHLAKSFGLRDRPGKINVPGLRPGKEDTKKDFRAERKGVPGNKRKADGDDDGPSTTTTTDAARKMRAKMREQMAGASEFNLA from the coding sequence atggcagacgaTGGAATGCTCCTGAACTTCGCCATCGGTGATAATGTCATCAAGCCCGAGGCAAAGTTTAAGGGGGGGACATGGCGAGACCGTCTAAGTGCAAAGAAGCGCTCGCAACACCTGCCCagagaaggcggcggcgatgcaAGTGCCCGCAACGCAGCCTCGAAAAACCCGAACCATATCCAGGTCCCTTCATCGCGACCTGCCAAGCGTCAAAAGACAGCCGGCACTTTTGACCTCGACTTGGACGATGCTGAACGATCCCgaccgcagcagcaacggcAACACAAGCCCCGCCAGATCGTGTCgtccctcttctccttcaacccAGAGCGTCGGAATGCAGAACAGCCACAGCCAGAGGAGGAAACGGAGGAGACTAAGCCGACCAACGCACCGCTCATTGATGGGCTGGACACTTTTACGAACCTGGGTCTATCACCGAATCTTGCCGCGCATCTGCTCACAAAGTTGGATCTGAAGGCACCGACTGCAATTCAGAAGAGCTCGATTATGCAATtgttgaaggaggaaagTGATGCGTTCATCCAAGCGGAAACTGGCTCCGGCAAGACACTGGCTTATTTGTTGCCTCTGGTGCAACGAATCATGGCTCTTTCGAAAGCGACAAATGACCACAATACCCAAAACGGTGTACACCGTGACAGCGGCTTATTTGCAATTATCCTGGCCCCGACTCGAGAACTCTGCAAGCAGATCTCTGTGGTGCTGGAAAATCTGCTCCGGTGTGCGAACTGGTTGGTGGCGGGGACAGTGATCGGAggcgagaaaaagaagtcgGAAAAGGCACGGTTGAGAAAAGGCCTGAATATCCTCGTGGCTACTCCAGGACGTTTGGCGGATCATCTGGATAATACACAGGTTCTGGATATCAGTAATGTTCGGTGGCTGGTCctggatgaaggagatcgtTTGATGGATCTGGGTTTTGAGGAGGAGCTACAGGGCATTGTCAGGAAACTCGATGCCAGGCAACGGCCCAGTCGCGTTCCCGGGGTGCCGACGCGCAGGACGACGATTCTGTGTTCGGCGACGTTGAAGATGAACGTTCAGCGGCTCGGCGAGATCAGTTTGAAGGATGCGGTCCACATCAAAGCCGACCcagaggatgaggatgaggaaacCACGGCAAACAAAAGCGAAGAGGATGCCTTCCGCGTCCCGGCACAGCTGAAGCAGTCTTATGCAATTGTGCCAGCAAAGTTACGATTGGTCTCATTGACAGCCTACTTGAAGAGAACGTTCATCCGGAAAGGTTCTGTCATGAAGGCAATTGTCTTTGTGTCTTGTGCCGACTCGGTGGATTTCCATTTCGAGGTATTTACACGGAAGGCAGCAACccaagaggagaagaatagCGAcaacgaggaagaggatAACAAAGACAAGAACATCGAACTATCACCCCATGGCACCATTGGTCATGccacggccttctccaacccaTCGAATTCCGTCATTTTGCACAGACTACATGGTTCTCTGCCCCAACAAGTACGAACCGCCACCCTCAAATCATTCGCGAACAGCAATGAGACCTCGGTGCTCATTTGCACTGATGTCGCCGCCAGAGGCCTGGACCTGCCCAACGTCGACCTGGTCATCGAATACGACCCCGCCTTCAGCTCGGACGACCACCTGCACCGAATTGGACGTACAGCACGTTTAGGCCGAGACGGCCgcgcccagatcttcctgcAACCAGGCAGCGAAGAGAACTACGTGGAAATCCTCAAACGCAGCTACCGCGACGGCGGGAAAGCACTGACCCACACCGACGCCACAGAGATCCTGAAGCGCGGATTCGGCAGCAACGTCAAGTCCGACAATTGGGAGGCGAAAGCCACGGATTGGCAACTGGACGTGGAGCGGTGGGCGCTGGAGAACCCACAGTACCTTGAGATGGGGCGGCGGGCCTTCCAGTCTCATATCCGGGCATATGCAACTCACGTCGCGGCAGAACGCAACATGTTCAATATCAAGGAACTTCACCTGGGACACTTAGCCAAGAGTTTCGGCTTGCGTGACCGGCCAGGCAAGATCAATGTGCCTGGCTTACGCCCTGGAAAGGAAGACACGAAGAAAGACTTCAGGGCGGAGCGGAAAGGAGTCCCAGGAAACAAGCGGAAGGCCGATGGGGACGACGATGGGCCGTCTACGACCACGACGACCGATGCCGCAAGGAAGATGAGGGCCAAGATGAGGGAGCAGATGGCCGGGGCGAGCGAGTTCAACTTGGCTTGA
- a CDS encoding uncharacterized protein (ID:PFLUO_004818-T1.cds;~source:funannotate), with product MTLETRTKSQPVIRDGKSRISTPKSPSSDSQFVAARTRHKKSAEIAETKARRVRTGCLTCRERHLKCDEALGRCLNCRKSDRVCRRGVRLNFIDIQTVAPPHLIARPHGTNVTFRDDSRFIASEYVGGFERYPPPQSENPVVDSIQAPHEAFEMDPDTLNHLFQSVAHSFDPTGFEVSHVGADLIGGAEHWPSTHLTSGDELLPHALSKFAQKLSMRQVDHAPLADAEQVFLLQVFVEKVGIWMDCMDEMKHFTHILPYHAVDEPMLQNALFACGAKHLALVNASYGEEKGRHFYDSATQDILNAVHDPTRDSVLCATTALVLGIYETMSPRSTCPMNHIAGSRALIRECGWTAKTHGLGGACFWTSVCMELLICLRHNWAVSWNPDTWDVNMDMDHMHNAEQVWLHRMLYICSKIANFRLSVRQLSGADGHAIHTSGLFQEWNLYNSWCDQWAKFVPRSMIPLGYLQPWQNNSKSAFPTVWLISGHAVIARLFYHTARILLAKSHPLGSELHAEMRNMQQTHAYDLCGIVSQVKDRGAVYISVHCLAIAAECLDAREAQDEALGIFDTVTDNEMTWCIDPIKEKLKQTWGWPAPQPHTVSPEQIHNNYSDLDPLLSTKSHDLAGGVVNPLLVAADFALDNHPYQGSYVAPHHAIDHYHYGGYLM from the exons ATGACTCTCGAGACTCGCACGAAGTCCCAACCGGTTATCCGCGATGGCAAATCTCGAATTTCGACACCGAAGAGCCCAAGCAGCGACTCCCAATTCGTCGCTGCCCGCACGCGCCACAAGAAATCCGCTGAGATTGCTGAGACCAAGGCCCGCCGAGTCCGCACGGGGTGTCTCACCTGTCGCGAGCGGCATCTGAAATGCGACGAGGCGCTGGGGCGGTGTCTGAATTGTCGAAAGTCGGATAGGGTATGTCGACGTGGAGTGCGTCTCAACTTTATCGATATCCAGACTGTGGCCCCACCACACCTCATTGCCCGCCCTCATGGCACCAACGTGACATTCCGTGACGACTCGCGGTTTATTGCATCGGAGTATGTTGGTGGATTTGAAAGGTATCCACCCCCTCAGTCGGAGAACCCTGTCGTCGACAGTATACAGGCGCCCCATGAGGCTTTTGAGATGGATCCGGATACCCTGAATCATCTCTTTCAGTCTGTTGCTCACTCATTCGATCCAACGGGATTTGAAGTCTCGCATGTTGGGGCAGATCTTATTGGTGGCGCAGAGCACTGGCCTTCGACCCACTTGACGTCCGGCGATGAGTTGCTGCCTCACGCTTTATCCAAATTCGCACAGAAGCTGTCTATGAGACAAGTAGATCATGCTCCTTTGGCGGATGCTGAACAAGTATTTTTGCTGCAGGTGTTTGTTGAGAAAGTTGGTATTTGGATGGATTGCATGGATGAGATGAAACAT TTCACACACATCCTGCCATATCATGCCGTCGACGAGCCCATGCTCCAGAACGCCCTTTTCGCATGTGGGGCCAAGCATCTTGCCCTAGTCAATGCTTCGTACGGAGAGGAGAAAGGGCGGCATTTTTACGACTCGGCAACTCAAGATATTTTGAACGCCGTTCATGATCCAACCCGTGATTCTGTTCTCTGTGCAACCACGGCTCTGGTTCTCGGCATCTATGAAACTATGTCTCCACGATCAACATGCCCGATGAATCATATCGCGGGATCGCGGGCTCTCATCCGGGAATGCGGCTGGACAGCAAAGACACATGGCCTTGGTGGAGCGTGTTTCTGGACAAGTGTGTGCATGGAGCTCCTCATCTGCTTGCGTCATAACTGGGCCGTATCATGGAACCCTGATACTTGGGATGTCAACATGGACATGGACCACATGCACAATGCAGAGCAGGTTTGGCTCCACCGAATGCTGTATATCTGTTCCAAAATTGCAAACTTCCGATTATCCGTTCGCCAATTGTCAGGAGCAGATGGCCATGCCATCCATACTTCTGGCTTGTTCCAGGAGTGGAATCTCTACAACAGCTGGTGCGATCAGTGGGCCAAGTTTGTGCCGCGGTCTATGATACCCCTAGGTTACTTGCAACCCTGGCAGAATAATTCTAAATCTGCCTTTCCCACCGTCTG GCTCATCAGCGGGCATGCCGTTATTGCACGGTTATTTTACCACACTGCCCGCATATTACTGGCCAAATCACACCCACTGGGATCCGAATTACACGCAGAGATGCGAAACATGCAACAAACCCACGCCTATGATCTCTGTGGGATCGTTTCCCAAGTCAAAGATCG GGGAGCGGTCTATATCTCGGTCCACTGTCTTGCCATCGCAGCAGAATGTCTGGACGCCCGTGAAGCCCAGGATGAAGCCCTCGGCATATTTGACACCGTTACCGACAACGAAATGACCTGGTGCATCGATCCTATCAAGGAAAAGCTCAAACAAACATGGGGTTGGCCAGCTCCGCAGCCCCACACCGTTTCTCCTGAGCAAATACACAATAACTATTCCGACTTGGATCCTCTTTTGTCTACCAAGTCCCATGACCTGGCGGGAGGTGTCGTCAATCCTCTGCTGGTGGCGGCAGATTTTGCATTGGATAATCATCCCTACCAGGGATCATACGTTGCGCCGCATCATGCAATTGATCATTATCATTATGGTGGTTACTTGATGTGA